The Triticum aestivum cultivar Chinese Spring chromosome 3A, IWGSC CS RefSeq v2.1, whole genome shotgun sequence genome includes a region encoding these proteins:
- the LOC123059680 gene encoding uncharacterized protein — protein sequence MHAGNSLWLLGQTCVENTRSCRCECPALIRLLRAEDNGWYIAEHRDTHNHSLSPNFGETIHWLSHKHTYVYTKDLVKHLRQNNVNLPKVYSIIGGFFGSMENVLFTKRLLRNLCGKINRDHVEDDVKKTIDVFAEIGPCRR from the exons ATGCATGCAGGAAATAGCTTGTGGTTGCTCG GGCAAACATGTGTTGAGAACACAAGGTCATGTCGTTGCGAGTGCCCTGCTCTAATAAGGCTACTACGAGCAGAGGACAACGGATGGTACATTGCAGAGCATAGAGATACTCACAACCACTCGCTATCACCGAATTTTGGTGAGACAATCCACTGGCTGTCACACAAGCACACATATGTGTACACCAAAGACCTCGTAAAACACTTAAGGCAGAACAATGTGAACTTACCAAAGGTGTACAGTATCATTGGAGGTTTCTTTGGATCAATGGAAAATGTTCTGTTCACAAAGAGGTTGTTACGTAATTTGTGTGGGAAGATAAACAGGGACCACGTAGAAGATGATGTGAAGAAGACAATAGATGTGTTTGCGGAGATAGGACCATGCAGAAGATGA